The following are encoded in a window of Pseudalgibacter alginicilyticus genomic DNA:
- a CDS encoding DEAD/DEAH box helicase — protein MSKISTLELEERNEGKSLYSYQKGAIDRIFNLFDEAPDDYHLLYQLPTGGGKTVIFSEMVRQYLKHHKKKVLVMTHRIELCKQTSGMLTEFGVINKVVDSKADLSDQADYSCFVAMVETLNNRLNDDKLDISDIGLVIIDEAHYNSFTKLFKFFSQSFILGVTATPLSSSMELPMTDNYDELIVGETIESLIQNGFLARAEMFSYNVGLTSLVVGANGDYTVKSSEDLYTDNDMLTKLLQAYEERSKGKKTLIFNNGINTSLHVYDTFRRAGYPIAHLDNTNTKKERAMILKWFKKTPGAILTSVSILTTGFDEPTVESIILNRATKSLTLYYQMIGRGSRVLKDKKTFIVIDLGNNFHRFGAWGEDLDWQRIFKSPNYYLDSILSDDDLESNFRYEMPDDLRAEFAKSKDVYFDIQKTYVDSIKSGESSKVVLERSIAQHAKICIENSEDVYDALALAKKLGDDVDFRIQRYTKCISKSTYNFVEWLKGDYKKKLNAYLRSNFDDVFEEIHGYPPEE, from the coding sequence ATGTCGAAAATTTCCACTTTAGAATTAGAAGAAAGAAACGAAGGTAAAAGTTTATATAGTTATCAAAAAGGAGCTATTGATAGAATTTTCAATTTATTTGATGAAGCCCCAGATGACTATCATTTACTGTATCAATTGCCGACAGGAGGTGGTAAAACCGTTATTTTTTCTGAAATGGTACGCCAATATCTCAAGCATCATAAAAAGAAGGTTTTAGTTATGACACACAGAATAGAGCTTTGTAAGCAAACTTCTGGTATGCTTACAGAATTTGGTGTTATTAACAAAGTGGTGGATAGTAAAGCAGATTTGAGTGACCAAGCAGATTATAGTTGTTTCGTTGCTATGGTTGAAACATTAAACAACCGTTTAAATGACGATAAATTAGATATATCAGATATTGGTTTGGTAATTATTGATGAAGCACATTATAATTCCTTTACTAAATTATTCAAGTTTTTCAGTCAATCATTTATTTTAGGAGTAACAGCTACCCCATTAAGTTCCAGCATGGAGTTACCTATGACCGATAATTATGATGAATTAATAGTAGGAGAAACTATAGAGTCTTTAATTCAAAACGGGTTTTTAGCACGTGCTGAAATGTTTAGTTATAATGTAGGTTTAACTTCTTTGGTTGTTGGAGCTAATGGTGATTATACGGTTAAATCTTCTGAAGACTTATATACAGATAACGACATGCTTACCAAATTGTTGCAAGCATATGAGGAACGTTCAAAAGGTAAAAAAACACTTATTTTCAATAATGGTATTAACACATCATTACATGTATATGATACTTTTAGACGAGCAGGCTACCCTATTGCACATTTAGATAATACCAATACTAAAAAGGAACGAGCTATGATTTTAAAGTGGTTCAAAAAAACGCCTGGAGCCATTTTAACCTCAGTAAGTATTTTAACCACTGGTTTTGATGAGCCAACGGTAGAAAGTATTATTTTAAATAGAGCAACAAAATCTTTAACGCTTTACTACCAGATGATTGGTCGTGGTTCACGTGTGTTAAAGGATAAGAAAACTTTTATCGTAATTGATTTGGGAAATAATTTTCATCGTTTTGGAGCTTGGGGTGAAGATTTAGATTGGCAACGCATATTTAAGTCACCTAATTATTATTTAGATTCTATTTTAAGTGATGATGATTTAGAAAGTAATTTTAGATATGAAATGCCAGACGATTTGCGTGCTGAGTTTGCCAAATCAAAAGATGTTTATTTTGACATTCAAAAAACCTATGTAGACTCCATTAAAAGTGGAGAATCTTCTAAAGTAGTTTTAGAGCGTTCTATAGCACAGCATGCTAAAATATGTATTGAAAATAGTGAAGATGTTTATGATGCATTAGCTTTAGCCAAAAAACTGGGAGATGATGTAGATTTTAGAATTCAACGTTACACAAAGTGTATTAGCAAAAGTACATATAATTTTGTAGAATGGTTAAAAGGAGATTATAAAAAGAAACTAAACGCTTATTTGAGATCTAATTTTGATGACGTATTTGAAGAAATACATGGGTATCCTCCAGAAGAATAA
- the mgrA gene encoding L-glyceraldehyde 3-phosphate reductase, which translates to MHINDKTETETYLADSQRYDSMTYNRSGNSGVLLPALSIGLWHNFGFIDSTQNARNILRCAFDLGITHFDLANNYGPPYGSAEENFGQIFKADFKPYRDELFIATKAGFDMWPGPYGNWGSRKYLIASLDQSLKRMGLDYVDIFYHHRPDPNTPLEETMGALADIVKQGKALYVGISNYQAADTKKAADLLKDQNIPFILHQARYSMFDRWVEKDLLITLEQNGVGCIAFSPLAQGMLTDRYLKGIPKDSRAAKDLTYLNTDTVNSHIDKIQKLNILAEARGQKLSEMAIAWILRQPQVASVLIGASSTNQLIDNVKALDNLNFTDEELKIIDSIVA; encoded by the coding sequence ATGCACATAAATGATAAAACGGAAACAGAAACGTATTTAGCAGATTCTCAACGCTATGACTCCATGACTTATAACAGATCTGGAAATAGCGGTGTCCTTTTACCTGCTTTATCTATTGGTTTATGGCATAATTTCGGATTCATAGATAGCACACAAAATGCACGAAATATTTTAAGGTGTGCTTTTGATTTGGGCATTACACATTTTGACTTAGCAAATAATTACGGCCCGCCGTATGGTTCAGCAGAAGAAAATTTTGGACAAATCTTTAAAGCTGATTTTAAACCCTACAGAGATGAACTTTTTATAGCTACCAAAGCAGGCTTTGATATGTGGCCTGGGCCTTATGGAAACTGGGGTTCAAGAAAATATTTAATAGCGAGTTTAGATCAAAGTTTAAAACGCATGGGGCTCGATTATGTTGATATTTTTTATCATCACAGACCTGACCCAAATACACCTTTAGAGGAAACAATGGGAGCCTTGGCAGATATTGTAAAGCAAGGAAAAGCATTATATGTAGGCATTTCTAATTATCAGGCAGCAGATACTAAAAAAGCAGCAGACTTATTAAAAGATCAAAATATACCTTTTATTCTACACCAAGCACGCTATTCCATGTTTGATCGTTGGGTTGAAAAAGATTTATTAATTACACTTGAACAAAATGGTGTGGGTTGCATTGCGTTTTCGCCTTTAGCTCAAGGTATGCTTACAGACCGATATTTAAAAGGTATTCCTAAAGACTCAAGAGCCGCTAAAGATTTGACTTATTTGAACACAGACACTGTTAATAGCCATATTGATAAAATCCAAAAACTAAACATTTTAGCTGAAGCTCGCGGACAAAAACTATCGGAAATGGCTATTGCATGGATTTTAAGGCAACCGCAAGTGGCTTCTGTTTTAATTGGAGCTAGTTCTACAAATCAACTAATTGACAATGTAAAGGCTTTGGATAATTTAAACTTTACAGATGAAGAATTAAAAATAATAGATAGCATTGTTGCTTAA